A region of the Cytobacillus luteolus genome:
CCCAAACCTCTGTAACTTCCATTGATTCATGATGATGAAAGGAAACAAAATAATTAGCACCAACAAAAAAATTGATTTCTTCTTTTTCTTCATCTGCCGAATGTAGGCTATGTACGACAAAGAAAGTAAAATCCTCATAATAATCTAGTTTAGGTCGCTGAAGTTTATGTATACAGTCTTCAATGGCTAGGGGATGAAAATGAAAAGTCTTTTCTAACTCTAAAATTTCTTTATCTGTAGGTTGGTCAAAATCTACCCAGAACCACCGAATGTTTGGAGAGGACAACTGCCGAAGAGGAAGCTCTTTAATTATCCGATTCTCAGTTGTAACGGCAATCACGTTGATCATGGTTTGCACTCCTCTTTTTTAAAATTTACTAAGTAATCATACTTATCTTCTTTTCTACCCAATTTTTCTTTGAATAGACCTATCATAGTTCCAAAAAATGATTTAAGAATATTTAGACTTATATGTAAATATGATATATTTATTTCGATAGTCAAAATAAGTAGGGGGAATACAATGTCTGCTCAATTTTCAATTGAAAAGGTTAGAAGTCAATTTCCAGCACTTAAGCGAACTTATAAGGGAAAACAAGTTGTTTACTTTGATGGACCTGGTGGTTCACAGGTACTGCAAACTGTAATTGATGCAATAAGTAGTTATATGGCTAGAGGAGGAGGGAATCTGCACGGACAATTTCCATCTAGTGTTGAAACAGAAGAACACCTTTCAAATGCACGTCAAGCTGTTGCTGACCTATTGGGTGCAAGTTCTGATGAGGTTGCATTTGGACAAAACTCTACGAGTCTTGCTTTTTCAATTGCTCGTTCACTTAGTAAGACATGGGGGAGCGAAGATAATATCGTAGTAACGGAAATGGATCACCGCTGTAATGTTGATAGCTGGGTGAGTGCTGCAAATGATAAAGGAGTAGATGTGAGGTTTATCCCTGTAGATGAAGGGAAATTAACTTTAGATCTATCAGACTTAGGTACAATTATTACCTCTAACACAAAGCTAGTAGCCGTTACCTTGGCTTCAAACGCAGTGGGGACAATAACGGATATGAGAAAAATTAAAGAAAGAGCTGAAGAGGTTGGTGCAATCGTTGTGATTGATGCAGTTCATGCAGTTCCTCATATTGCTATTAATCGTGATGAACTTGGAGCCGATATATTGCTTTGTTCAGCATACAAGTTTTTCGGACCACATGTAGGTATAGCGGTAGTAAAAAAGGATTTGTTTGAAAAGCTACAAGTTTACAAATTAAACCCAGCACCTACGTACATACCCGACAAGCTTGAGACAGGTACACAAAACCATGAGGCGTTAGCAGCCATTCCAGCTGTTGTTGAATTTATTGCTAGTTTTGGCAATGGTTCGACAGTACGCGAAAGGATTGTAAGCGGCTTTGATGCGATTGGGGAGCATGAGGATAAGCTGGCAACAAAGCTTAGAGATGGACTAAGTAAGCATCCTACAGTGACCCTATATCAGGCTGATAAAGAAACTCGCAAAACACCAACGATTGCTTTCACAATTAATGGGTTTCATGCAACAGATGTGTGCAAATGGTTGGCAGAGGAACATTCTATCTTCACGGCAGATGGACACTTCTATGCTACGACTCTAGCTGAAAAATTAGGAATAAATCAAATGGGTGGCTGGATACGTGTGGGGTTAGCACCATACAATAGCGAGGAAGAAGTAAACAGATTCCTAGAGGCCATTGACTCCTTAGTCTCTAGCAAACTATCTGTTTAGGGACTTTCTGTATAGGGGCCTGACCCCCGGCGGTTTAAAGCGTTAACGTAGTGGGGGTCTGACCCCCGCTGCTTTAAAGTGGTAACGCGTCGGGACAGGTCTTTTATTTTGTTTTTCGTTTGAGAGCTTCGTAGTTTAGTATTTGGATTTCTCGTTGCCCATTCATGGTGATGATGTTTTCGTTTACGAAGGCAACCAGTTTACGGCTAATGGTTTCTGGGGTAGTGCCAATGAGTGTTGCAAGTACTTTCTTAGAAATTGGAAGAGTGAATGTTCCACCCGTGATGTTCATTTTTTCGCTAAATAGCAGTAGCACACTTGCTAAGCGTTGTTCAACATCCAGCAGGCTCAAGAGGCTTACCCATTCGTCGGCCTGATGTAACCGTTCATTCAAGGCAAGGATATAGCGAAACGAAATATCTGGATTTCGCCTGATTGCCATTAGAAAATCCTGTTTGTGGATGGTGCATAGCTCTGATTGATCCAATGTTATTGCGTTTGCATAATGATTTTCTGTTTTTAATAAAGCAGATTGACCGAAAAAATCTCCCGGGAAAAGCAATCGGACGATTTGTTCTTTTCCATCCTCAGAAATTTTGGTAATCTTCACCAATCCCTGACCCACAATATACAGAGTTTCAGAGGAATCACCTTCTCTAAACACAAATTCCCCTTTGTTAAACTTTCGTATATGGCAAACTTTTTCGAGTACTTCTATTTCTTCAATGCTCATCCCTTGAAAGATCGGAACAAGACGTATGCAGTTTAATTGATGGTGATAGGACATTTCCTATTCCTCCCATGTCCAATAAGGGACACCCGATATTTTCATATTATATATTATTTTGGAAAACTTGATTTGCGTCAATGTTTTAACTATTCATCTTTTATACGATAAAAGTAACCTAAGATTTAAAGGTTACAAATGAGGGTATAGAAATTACAAGGTATCATCCTGTAACTCACATTCAGGATGTAAGTTGAATGTAATAATTATATACCAATCCTTTTAGTTTAGGTCAGTAGTTGACCTTTAGAAAAATTGGAGGCATGAAACGATGAATCGTTTTAACAAGAATAGTAAATGGGATGAGTTTTATGGTCCGAATATGGGCTATTTATATGATGTATATGAACAATATCAAGAAGATCCTGAGTCAGTTGATGAATCCATGAAAAAATTATTTGAGGAACTAGGTGCTCCTCCGTTTCGGGAACCAAGCGAACAGCCTACTGCTACCAACGTAGATGATATTCAAAAAATCATCTCAACAATGAAGCTTTTTCAATCAATACGGGTAAGTGGACATTTGGCAGCGAGCATTTATCCGGTTGAAAATAAATCTGGGGACAGCTACAAATTGCTTGATCCAGCTCATTTTAACTTAACAAAAGAAGACTTAGTTCAAATTCCAGCAGAATATGTGTGGGAGGATAAACCTTACTTTTTAAAAAATTCATGGGAAGCCTATCTACATTTGAAAAATGTTTATACAAAGTCGATTGCTTATGAATTTGGCCATATTCATGCTGAAGAAGAAAAGAAATGGTTAGATCAGTACGTTGAGCAAAATCGATTGTCGACTGCGATTTCCAATTCCGAAAAAATCGCACTGTTAGAGCGATTATTTCAGGTGGATAATTTTGAAAAGTTTTTACACAAAACGTTTGTCGGGCAGAAGCGATTTTCTATTGAAGGAATTGATATGTTAGTACCAATGTTAGATAAATTGATTCAAGCGGGAATTGAGGATGGTACGGAAAATATCATGATTGGTATGGCGCATCGAGGTCGGTTAAATGTATTGGCTCATGTTCTAGAAAAGCCATATGAGCTTATCTTTTCTGAATTCCATCACTCTCCTAATAAAGAGTTAATCCCATCTGAGGGTTCACGTGGGATTAACTATGGATGGTCTGGAGATGTAAAGTACCACTTGGGGGCTAATCGAAAGGTCAAGGGTGAAAAAAATAATACCATTCACGTAAGTCTGGCAAATAATCCGAGTCATTTGGAATTTGTGAATCCAGTCGTTCAAGGTGTGACTCGTGCATCTCAGGATAACAGAAAAACAACTGGATTTCCTGACCATAATAAGGAAGCTTCTTTTAGTGTGTTAATCCACGGAGATGCTGCATTTCCTGGCGAAGGGGTCGTTGCTGAGACTCTTAATTTAAGTAGATTAAAGGGGTATGAAACAGGCGGAACGATTCATATTATTGCCAATAACTTACTTGGGTTTACGACGAATTATACCGACTCGCGTTCCACAAAGTATGCAAGCGATTTAGCAAAAGGATTTGAGATTCCGATTATCCATGTGAATGCAGATGACCCTGAGAGTTGTCTCGCTGTCATGATTTTTGCAAACAGATATCGAAAGAAATTTAAAAAGGATATCTTAATCGATTTAATTGGCTATCGTCGCTATGGACACAATGAAATGGATGACCCTAATGTAACACAACCGAAATTATATGAAATCATCAATAAGCACCCTAGGATCGCTAAAAAATATGCAAGTCAGTTAATTTCTGAAAATGTAATATCTGAGAATGTGGCTAAGGAGAAAGAAGAAGCTCACATGAAGCAGCTACAAAAGATTTTTGATGATTTAAAAGTAAAAGATGAAACCGATTTTAAAAAGTCAGCTGTACCTAAAGCTGTTGCTGAAGGTATACCTAAGGTCGATACGACAGTTTCTGAAAGACTACTAAAATCAATGAATACCAATCTTTTAAAATGGCCAGAAACTTTAAATGTATATCCAAAGTTAGAGAAGATTTTAAAAAAGAGAGAAAATGCGTTTGATGAGGGAAGTAAGGTTGATTGGGCGTTAGCGGAAACACTTTCCTTTGGCTCAATCCTATCGGATGGTGTGCCAATACGATTAACGGGTCAAGACAGTGAACGAGGTACTTTTGCGCATCGTCATCTTGTGTTAAACGACCAGGATACGAATGAAAAGTATATCCCTCTACACCATCTTCCCGAGGCGAATGCATCTTTTGCCATCCACAATAGTCCGTTATCAGAGGTTGCAGTACTCGGTTATGAATATGGGTACAGTGTGCAAGCGCCCGATGCCCTTGTCATGTGGGAGGCTCAATTTGGAGACTTTGTCAATGTGGCTCAAGTTATCATTGACCAGTTCATTTCTTCAGGTAGAGCAAAGTGGGGGCAGAAATCAAGTCTTGTCATGCTTTTACCACACGGGTATGAGGGGCAAGGCCCTGAGCATTCGAGTGCAAGGATGGAGCGATTTTTACAAGCAGCAGCTGAAAACAATTGGACAGTTGCAAACGTAACGAGTGCAGCTCAATATTTTCACATATTACGAAGGCAGGCAATGACTTCCAGAATGGAGGAAGCAAGACCACTAATTATTATGACGCCAAAGAGTCTTCTGCGTCATCCGAAGTCAGGATCAGTTGGTTCAGAGTTTAGTAGTGGCGGGTTCAAGTCACTATTGGAGCAGGAGGGAACTGGTTCTACTCCTGAAAAAGTGAAGCGACTAGTACTGTGCAGCGGAAAAGTTGCGGTAGATCTTGCTACAAAAGTTGATGAAATGTCTTCTGTAGAATTGGAATCTGTGCATATTGCACGAATTGAGCAGCTTTATCCGTTTCCAAGGGTTGAGCTAGAAAAATTGATTAAGAGATTTCCTAATTTAGACGAAGTTGTATGGGTTCAAGAAGAGCCGAAGAATATGGGTTCATGGTTGTTTGTTCAGTCAATTTTATCTGAAGTATTGCCTGAGGATTTAACGATAGATTATATTGGTCGACCGGATCGATCAAGTCCAGCAACGGGCGATCCACAGGTTCATAAACAGGAGCAAGCGTGGATTGTTGAAAAAGCATTAACTGTTCATAAAGGTGGGGAAAATAGATGATTGAAATTAAAGTACCGGAATTAGCTGAATCTCTGACAGAAGGAACGATCGGTGAATGGTTAAAAAAAGAAGGTGACTCCATTGAGAAAGGGGAAGCCATTCTTGAACTTGAGACAGATAAAGTAAATATAGAGGTAACTAGTGAGCATAGCGGGGTTATAAAGGAACTACTTTTCCAAACGGGAGATACGGTGGAAGTAGGTCAAGTGATTGCTAGGTTAGCAGAAGGTGGGTCTGGCGAGGTTACTGAAGAAGCAGATGATGCTGAAAAAGTAGAATCTGTAGAAGAATCACAATCGGAAGAAAAGTCAGCAGCACAAGAGGATACAAAACGAAATCAACCAGTTGCATCACCTGCAGCTAGAAAAAGAGCAAGAGAATTAGGAATTGATTTAAATGAAGTTTCCGGGCGAGATCCTTTAGGGCGCCTAAGAGTTGAGGATGTGGATGCTCATCAGCAGACTGAAGAAAAGGGAAGCGGTATGAAGGAGAAGACGACGTCGGGGAATGGAAAGTCTGCGGAAAAAGGAACGAAATCTCATGTTGATGAAAAAGACGATAACATCGAGAGAATTAAAATGTCTAGAAGACGACAAACCATTGCTAAAAGGTTAGTTGAGGCGCAGCAGAGAGCGGCAATGTTAACGACATTTAATGAAGTTGATATGACAGCAGTCATGGATTTACGTAGCAGACGGAAGGATTCCTTCTATAACAAGCACGGTGTAAAACTTGGGTTCATGTCATTTTTCACAAAAGCAGTTATTGGAGCTCTTAAGGAGTTTCCATTATTGAATGCAGAAATTCAAGGAGATGAGATTCTTCTTAAGAAGTTTTATGATATTGGAATAGCTGTGTCAGCGGAAGAGGGATTAGTTGTTCCAGTTGTTAGAGATGCAGATAAATTAAGTTTTGCGGGGATTGAAAAGGAGATTGGGAATCTTTCGGAAAAAGCAAAAACAAATAAGTTAGGATTACAGGACCTTCAAGGGGGAACCTTTACAATCACAAATGGTGGCATATTTGGATCACTCTTCTCAACACCGATTTTAAATACGCCACAGGTTGGAATACTAGGGATGCACTCAATTCAAAAACGTCCGATTGTTGTGGATGATAACGACACAGTCGAGGTTAGACCAATGATGTATATCGCACTATCCTACGACCACCGCATCGTCGATGGAAAAGACGCAGTCCAGTTCCTCGTTCGAATCAAACAACTACTCGAAGACCCGGAAGACTTACTGTTGGAAGGATAACAAGTGTTATTATGTGTCATTAGGGGCCTGACCCCCGGCGGTTTAAAGCATTAACGTAGCGGGGGCCTGACCCCCGGTGCTTTAAAGTGGTAACGCACCGGGGGTCAGGCCCCATTTTTGTCATTTATTATATTTTTTCAGGTTTAAGATGTGTGTTGTTTTTATAGGTTTGTTTTTGCCATAGAAGGGTGATTGAGAATGTAATTGCCAGAAGCACCAAGCCTAAGACAAAAGGATACGTAATTTTTATATCATAGAGCATCCCAGCAAGGGTTGGTCCTAACACGTTTCCGATACTCATATATGCATTGTTCATTCCCATTGCAAAGCCTTGTTGATCACCTGCTAATTTCGAAATAAGGGTGTTCAACACTGGGCGAAGAATGGATGTTGCTAGGAAGATAATTAGAGAAATTACAAAGAACATTCCGTAGCTATTAGCAAATAAAGATAGGAAGAAACCAAAAGCAGCAACTGCAATAAACATATTAAGTACCTTTACTTCTCCAAAAGAACGAACGATGCGGTCAACGACAAATAGTTGGACGATTACACTTACGATACCAGTCGATGTAACCATGAAGGCAATATCTTGTGGAGTTGCTCCAAATTGATTGTCTACAAATAATCCTAGGACAGATTCATATGCCATTAGCCCGAAACTCATAACCAAGGTGATAATGAGAGGAATAAAAAATGGCATTTTTACTGATTGAATTAGTTTTTTAAACATTGGTTCATCTGCATGTGGCATAGCAAAGGCTTGAGCATTTTGTGTTCTTTCTGTTTCTTTTAAAACCAACATAGAGAATACCACTGATACAAGTGAAACAATCGCAGAGATTAGGAAAGGAAATTTTAATCCGAAATCTGCTAAAAAGCCACCGATACCTGGTCCTACTACTATCCCTAGTGACATGGAAGCGGAAACCCAGCTATTACCTTTGGCACGTTGTTCAAGAGTAGTGATATCTGCTACATATGCAAAAATTGCAGGGATGAGTAACGCCGCTCCTATTCCACCGATTACGCGAGAAGCATACAACAACCAAATAGAATCAACCGCGTAGAATACGAACATGGAAAGGGTTAACCCGGCTAATCCGTAAATGATCATTTTTCGACGGCCATACTGATCGGCCCATTTACCAGCTATAGGTGAAAAGATAAACTGTGCTCCAGCAAAAATGGCAATCATTAAGCCCGCCGCTGTTCCACCTTGGTTAATAGAAACTAAGTATGCAGGTAAAATTGGAATAATGATCCCGAAACTACCAATCGCTATAAACATATTGATCATAAGAATGATCATCTTTTTTCGTTGATCTGCTGTCATCTTGGCAGCCTCTCTTTCTATATAAATTGTAACAATAATTCAATTAAGAACTAATAAACATTATTATATGGTCATAAAAATGTCAATGAAAATGAACTTACAAAATTTTACACAGTTGAATGTTGTACGCTTTGAAATAGTAAAGCATTAGTGCGTTGGGGGTCAGTCCCCCGTTGCTTTAAAGGAGTGGGGGACTGACCCCCAACCCTTTAAAGTAGGAAAGTGTGATCACCATAGGTCATTAAATGCATTTCGAGGGTGAAAATGTGTTATAATATTCTGAAAAAAAGGAGGGGATGTTTTGGGAGAATTAGAAGTTGTTAAAGCAATACAGGATGATTATCCTGAGGAATTTGCATGGTGTTACGGCTGTGGACGAATGAATGAAGATGGTCACAAGTTTCGTACAGGGTGGCTTGATGAGAGAACAGTAACCGTTTACAAACCAAAACCGGAACATATGGCCATTCCAGGATTTGTTTACGGGGGACTGCTTGCTTCCTTGATTGATTGCCACGGTACAGGTTCAGCAGCACTTGCCTTACATAGGAAAAATGGACATGAAGTCGGTGATGGGGCAGAACCACCACGCTTTGTCACAGGTTCACTGCACGTCGACTTTCTAAAACCAACTCCAGAAGGTATACCCTTAAAAGCAGTGGGAACGATTCATGAAATTCACCCGAAAAAGTGGAGAGTTGAAACAGAAGTGTTTGCTGGGGACACTCTTTGTGCAAAAGG
Encoded here:
- a CDS encoding MFS transporter, with amino-acid sequence MTADQRKKMIILMINMFIAIGSFGIIIPILPAYLVSINQGGTAAGLMIAIFAGAQFIFSPIAGKWADQYGRRKMIIYGLAGLTLSMFVFYAVDSIWLLYASRVIGGIGAALLIPAIFAYVADITTLEQRAKGNSWVSASMSLGIVVGPGIGGFLADFGLKFPFLISAIVSLVSVVFSMLVLKETERTQNAQAFAMPHADEPMFKKLIQSVKMPFFIPLIITLVMSFGLMAYESVLGLFVDNQFGATPQDIAFMVTSTGIVSVIVQLFVVDRIVRSFGEVKVLNMFIAVAAFGFFLSLFANSYGMFFVISLIIFLATSILRPVLNTLISKLAGDQQGFAMGMNNAYMSIGNVLGPTLAGMLYDIKITYPFVLGLVLLAITFSITLLWQKQTYKNNTHLKPEKI
- a CDS encoding 2-oxoglutarate dehydrogenase E1 component, whose amino-acid sequence is MNRFNKNSKWDEFYGPNMGYLYDVYEQYQEDPESVDESMKKLFEELGAPPFREPSEQPTATNVDDIQKIISTMKLFQSIRVSGHLAASIYPVENKSGDSYKLLDPAHFNLTKEDLVQIPAEYVWEDKPYFLKNSWEAYLHLKNVYTKSIAYEFGHIHAEEEKKWLDQYVEQNRLSTAISNSEKIALLERLFQVDNFEKFLHKTFVGQKRFSIEGIDMLVPMLDKLIQAGIEDGTENIMIGMAHRGRLNVLAHVLEKPYELIFSEFHHSPNKELIPSEGSRGINYGWSGDVKYHLGANRKVKGEKNNTIHVSLANNPSHLEFVNPVVQGVTRASQDNRKTTGFPDHNKEASFSVLIHGDAAFPGEGVVAETLNLSRLKGYETGGTIHIIANNLLGFTTNYTDSRSTKYASDLAKGFEIPIIHVNADDPESCLAVMIFANRYRKKFKKDILIDLIGYRRYGHNEMDDPNVTQPKLYEIINKHPRIAKKYASQLISENVISENVAKEKEEAHMKQLQKIFDDLKVKDETDFKKSAVPKAVAEGIPKVDTTVSERLLKSMNTNLLKWPETLNVYPKLEKILKKRENAFDEGSKVDWALAETLSFGSILSDGVPIRLTGQDSERGTFAHRHLVLNDQDTNEKYIPLHHLPEANASFAIHNSPLSEVAVLGYEYGYSVQAPDALVMWEAQFGDFVNVAQVIIDQFISSGRAKWGQKSSLVMLLPHGYEGQGPEHSSARMERFLQAAAENNWTVANVTSAAQYFHILRRQAMTSRMEEARPLIIMTPKSLLRHPKSGSVGSEFSSGGFKSLLEQEGTGSTPEKVKRLVLCSGKVAVDLATKVDEMSSVELESVHIARIEQLYPFPRVELEKLIKRFPNLDEVVWVQEEPKNMGSWLFVQSILSEVLPEDLTIDYIGRPDRSSPATGDPQVHKQEQAWIVEKALTVHKGGENR
- a CDS encoding cysteine desulfurase-like protein produces the protein MSAQFSIEKVRSQFPALKRTYKGKQVVYFDGPGGSQVLQTVIDAISSYMARGGGNLHGQFPSSVETEEHLSNARQAVADLLGASSDEVAFGQNSTSLAFSIARSLSKTWGSEDNIVVTEMDHRCNVDSWVSAANDKGVDVRFIPVDEGKLTLDLSDLGTIITSNTKLVAVTLASNAVGTITDMRKIKERAEEVGAIVVIDAVHAVPHIAINRDELGADILLCSAYKFFGPHVGIAVVKKDLFEKLQVYKLNPAPTYIPDKLETGTQNHEALAAIPAVVEFIASFGNGSTVRERIVSGFDAIGEHEDKLATKLRDGLSKHPTVTLYQADKETRKTPTIAFTINGFHATDVCKWLAEEHSIFTADGHFYATTLAEKLGINQMGGWIRVGLAPYNSEEEVNRFLEAIDSLVSSKLSV
- a CDS encoding Crp/Fnr family transcriptional regulator, whose protein sequence is MSYHHQLNCIRLVPIFQGMSIEEIEVLEKVCHIRKFNKGEFVFREGDSSETLYIVGQGLVKITKISEDGKEQIVRLLFPGDFFGQSALLKTENHYANAITLDQSELCTIHKQDFLMAIRRNPDISFRYILALNERLHQADEWVSLLSLLDVEQRLASVLLLFSEKMNITGGTFTLPISKKVLATLIGTTPETISRKLVAFVNENIITMNGQREIQILNYEALKRKTK
- the odhB gene encoding 2-oxoglutarate dehydrogenase complex dihydrolipoyllysine-residue succinyltransferase encodes the protein MIEIKVPELAESLTEGTIGEWLKKEGDSIEKGEAILELETDKVNIEVTSEHSGVIKELLFQTGDTVEVGQVIARLAEGGSGEVTEEADDAEKVESVEESQSEEKSAAQEDTKRNQPVASPAARKRARELGIDLNEVSGRDPLGRLRVEDVDAHQQTEEKGSGMKEKTTSGNGKSAEKGTKSHVDEKDDNIERIKMSRRRQTIAKRLVEAQQRAAMLTTFNEVDMTAVMDLRSRRKDSFYNKHGVKLGFMSFFTKAVIGALKEFPLLNAEIQGDEILLKKFYDIGIAVSAEEGLVVPVVRDADKLSFAGIEKEIGNLSEKAKTNKLGLQDLQGGTFTITNGGIFGSLFSTPILNTPQVGILGMHSIQKRPIVVDDNDTVEVRPMMYIALSYDHRIVDGKDAVQFLVRIKQLLEDPEDLLLEG
- a CDS encoding PaaI family thioesterase; protein product: MGELEVVKAIQDDYPEEFAWCYGCGRMNEDGHKFRTGWLDERTVTVYKPKPEHMAIPGFVYGGLLASLIDCHGTGSAALALHRKNGHEVGDGAEPPRFVTGSLHVDFLKPTPEGIPLKAVGTIHEIHPKKWRVETEVFAGDTLCAKGEVIAVVMPSTFAVK